A genomic window from Aquitalea aquatilis includes:
- the fdx gene encoding ISC system 2Fe-2S type ferredoxin, producing the protein MPRLIVLPHADLCPEGAVIDNAETGKNICEVLLEHDIEIEHACELSCACTTCHCIVREGFDSLNEADELEEDMLDKAWGLESQSRLSCQAVIGDEDLVVEIPRYTINHAREHH; encoded by the coding sequence ATGCCACGCCTGATTGTGCTGCCCCACGCCGACCTCTGCCCCGAAGGCGCAGTGATCGACAACGCCGAAACCGGCAAAAACATCTGCGAGGTGTTGCTGGAACACGATATCGAAATCGAACATGCCTGCGAGCTGTCCTGTGCCTGCACCACCTGCCACTGCATTGTGCGCGAAGGCTTTGATTCGCTGAACGAAGCGGACGAACTGGAAGAAGACATGCTGGACAAGGCCTGGGGGCTGGAATCCCAGTCGCGCCTGTCCTGCCAGGCGGTGATCGGTGACGAAGACCTGGTGGTGGAGATTCCGCGCTACACCATCAATCACGCGCGCGAACACCATTAA
- the iscX gene encoding Fe-S cluster assembly protein IscX — protein sequence MKWTDVNDIAIELVESHPDIDPKTVRFVDLHNWVIALPDFDDDHSRGGERVLEAIQQAWIDEAE from the coding sequence ATGAAATGGACCGACGTTAACGACATCGCCATCGAGCTGGTGGAAAGCCATCCCGACATCGACCCCAAAACCGTGCGTTTTGTCGACCTGCACAACTGGGTGATTGCCCTGCCAGACTTCGACGACGACCACAGCCGTGGCGGCGAGCGGGTGCTGGAAGCCATCCAGCAAGCCTGGATAGACGAAGCAGAATAA
- a CDS encoding glutathione S-transferase family protein, whose product MFTLIIGNKNLSSWSLRPWLVLKMLNEPFEEKHIDLTSSDCKERLLACNPAGKVPLLIDQQLRIGDSLAICEYLAECFPAAGLWPDDAATRAIARAVVAEMHAGFTALRSELPMNVCGDYPASTPGAAAQADIARISSLWESLRQQHQGSGPFLFGQFSIADAFFAPVVWRFHSYHVALSDLAAAYATHMRQLPAMQEWLAAAQQEEQASASSK is encoded by the coding sequence ATGTTTACCCTGATCATCGGCAACAAGAATCTGTCTTCCTGGTCGCTGCGCCCCTGGCTGGTGCTGAAAATGCTGAACGAGCCTTTCGAGGAAAAGCATATCGACCTCACCAGCAGCGACTGCAAGGAACGCCTCCTCGCCTGCAACCCGGCCGGCAAGGTGCCCTTGCTGATCGACCAGCAGCTGCGCATCGGCGACAGCCTGGCCATCTGCGAGTACCTGGCCGAATGCTTCCCCGCTGCCGGCCTGTGGCCGGACGATGCCGCCACCCGTGCCATCGCCCGGGCCGTCGTGGCAGAAATGCACGCCGGCTTTACCGCCCTGCGCAGCGAGTTGCCGATGAATGTCTGTGGCGACTACCCAGCCAGCACGCCAGGTGCCGCCGCCCAGGCCGACATTGCCCGCATCAGCAGCCTGTGGGAAAGCCTGCGTCAGCAACATCAGGGCAGCGGCCCCTTCCTGTTTGGCCAGTTCAGCATTGCCGACGCTTTTTTCGCGCCGGTGGTATGGCGCTTTCACAGCTACCACGTGGCACTCAGCGACCTTGCTGCAGCCTACGCCACCCACATGCGCCAACTCCCCGCCATGCAGGAATGGCTGGCCGCAGCGCAACAGGAAGAACAGGCGTCCGCCTCCAGCAAATAA
- the udk gene encoding uridine kinase produces the protein MTTPFIIGVAGGSGSGKTTVTAKVLETIGPDMAAVIVQDYYYRDQAHLTFEQRLATNYDHPHAFDWPLLIEHIEELLAGRPIDMPVYDFTNHTRATETITVKPAPVIVIEGLFPLYDAALRDMMSLKIFVDTDPDVRFIRRLQRDIRERGRSADHVIEHYLATVRPMHNQFIEPTKRFADVILPHGANDPAVDIITTKVASLISH, from the coding sequence ATGACTACCCCGTTCATTATCGGCGTTGCCGGCGGCAGCGGCAGCGGCAAGACCACGGTAACCGCCAAGGTGCTGGAAACCATCGGTCCCGACATGGCGGCCGTCATCGTGCAGGACTATTACTACCGGGATCAGGCCCACCTGACCTTCGAACAGCGCCTCGCCACCAATTACGACCACCCGCACGCCTTCGACTGGCCCTTGCTGATCGAGCATATCGAAGAGCTGCTGGCCGGCCGGCCTATCGACATGCCGGTCTACGACTTCACCAACCACACTCGCGCAACAGAAACCATTACGGTAAAGCCCGCCCCGGTCATCGTCATCGAAGGGCTGTTTCCGCTGTACGATGCCGCCCTGCGCGACATGATGTCGCTGAAGATCTTCGTGGATACCGACCCGGACGTGCGCTTCATCCGCCGCCTGCAACGCGATATCCGTGAACGCGGCCGCAGTGCCGACCATGTGATCGAACACTATCTGGCCACCGTGCGCCCCATGCACAACCAGTTCATCGAGCCGACCAAACGCTTTGCCGATGTGATACTGCCCCATGGTGCCAACGACCCGGCGGTGGACATCATCACCACTAAGGTCGCCAGCCTGATCAGCCACTAA
- a CDS encoding amino acid deaminase: protein MAKQEGSAQTLNRATKGLGSSPASCTLQQVAEQGWNILREDVSLPVALLRQSRIEHNLQWMQQFMQRYGVELAPHGKTTMSPALFHMQLAHGAWGITLATAPQVHAAYLHGIRRFLLANQLVGKANMAIISRLQQQDPDFSFCCIVDSAANIDALGQFFAQSGQTLRILLEYGVEGGRTGVRSPQQENEVLAAIARWPQSLSLIGVEIYEGVLQQEEDIRAFLRSVVARTREHAARGLFREEKILLSGAGSAWYDVVADEFSGLELGQPLQVLLRPGCYLTHDVGIYLHAEQRIQSNNPVAREMGRSLQPALQLWAYVQSIPESGRAIIALGKRDAAFDAGLPQVSLHFRPGSSTTPQPAPADWIVSTMMDQHAFMRIPADADLQVGDMLAFEISHPCLTFDKWRQLLLVDDALNVTGAVETLF from the coding sequence ATGGCGAAACAGGAAGGCTCAGCGCAGACGCTGAACCGGGCGACCAAGGGACTGGGTAGCAGCCCCGCATCCTGCACCCTGCAGCAGGTAGCGGAACAGGGCTGGAACATCCTGCGCGAGGATGTCAGCCTGCCGGTGGCATTGCTGCGCCAGAGTCGTATCGAACACAATCTGCAATGGATGCAGCAGTTCATGCAGCGCTACGGTGTAGAACTGGCCCCTCATGGCAAAACCACCATGAGCCCGGCGCTGTTCCACATGCAGCTGGCGCATGGGGCCTGGGGCATCACCCTGGCCACTGCTCCGCAAGTGCATGCGGCCTATCTGCACGGTATCCGCCGCTTCCTGCTGGCCAACCAGCTGGTAGGCAAGGCCAATATGGCCATCATCTCCCGCCTGCAACAGCAAGACCCCGACTTCAGCTTCTGCTGCATTGTCGACTCTGCCGCCAATATTGATGCACTGGGCCAGTTCTTTGCCCAGAGCGGGCAGACATTGCGCATCCTGCTGGAATACGGCGTGGAAGGCGGCCGTACCGGTGTGCGTTCGCCCCAGCAGGAAAATGAAGTGCTGGCGGCCATTGCGCGCTGGCCACAATCGCTCAGCCTGATCGGGGTGGAAATCTACGAGGGGGTATTGCAGCAGGAAGAAGACATCCGCGCTTTCCTGCGCAGCGTGGTGGCCCGTACTCGCGAGCACGCCGCGCGCGGGCTGTTCCGCGAAGAGAAAATCCTGCTCAGCGGTGCCGGCTCCGCCTGGTACGACGTGGTGGCCGATGAATTCTCCGGCCTCGAACTGGGCCAGCCATTGCAGGTGCTGCTGCGCCCCGGCTGCTATCTCACCCACGATGTCGGCATCTATCTGCATGCCGAACAGCGCATCCAGAGCAATAACCCGGTGGCCCGCGAAATGGGCCGCAGCCTGCAGCCGGCCCTGCAATTGTGGGCGTATGTGCAATCCATCCCGGAAAGTGGCCGCGCCATCATCGCCCTGGGCAAGCGCGATGCCGCTTTCGATGCCGGCCTGCCGCAGGTGTCACTGCATTTCCGTCCCGGCAGCAGCACGACACCGCAGCCGGCTCCGGCTGACTGGATCGTCAGCACCATGATGGACCAGCACGCCTTCATGCGTATTCCGGCCGATGCCGACCTGCAAGTGGGCGACATGCTGGCCTTCGAAATATCCCATCCCTGCCTCACCTTCGACAAATGGCGTCAGCTGCTGCTGGTGGACGATGCCCTCAATGTCACCGGCGCGGTGGAAACCCTGTTTTAG
- a CDS encoding gluconate:H+ symporter yields the protein MTPVLGSQLLLYAAIAIIALVVLIARYRINPFIVLTVVSIGLALAAQMPAKDIMAAYETGVGKTLGHIALVVALGTMLGKMMAESGGAERIALTLIDKFGEKNAHWAMVCIAFVCGLPLFFEVGFVLLIPIAFTVAKRAGVSMLLVGLPMVAGLSVVHGLVPPHPAAMLAVNEYGAQVGKTVFYAIIVGVPTAIIAGPLFAKFIAPRIDLPAENPIASQFTERETGKRDLPSFGITIATILLPVFLMLLGGWANVLTDKGSAMNGLLLFIGNSVIALLIATLVSFWTLGLARGFSRDNILKFTNECLAPTAAITLLVGAGGGLNRILIETGVTKEIIALSAEFQLSPLLLGWLLAVLMRVATGSATVAMTTAAGIVAPIALASGYPHPELLVLATGAGSLILSHVNDGGFWLVKEYFNMTVIQTLKTWTVLETLISVVAFLLTLGLAQLL from the coding sequence ATGACCCCAGTTCTGGGCAGCCAGCTGTTGCTGTATGCCGCCATCGCCATTATCGCGCTGGTGGTACTGATCGCCCGTTATCGCATCAACCCCTTTATCGTCCTGACGGTGGTTTCCATCGGCCTGGCCCTGGCCGCACAGATGCCGGCCAAGGACATCATGGCCGCCTATGAAACCGGGGTGGGCAAAACACTGGGCCATATCGCGCTGGTGGTGGCATTGGGCACCATGCTGGGCAAGATGATGGCCGAATCCGGTGGTGCCGAGCGCATTGCCCTGACGCTGATCGACAAGTTCGGCGAGAAGAACGCCCACTGGGCCATGGTGTGCATCGCCTTTGTCTGTGGCCTGCCGCTGTTTTTCGAAGTGGGCTTCGTACTGCTGATTCCGATTGCCTTTACCGTGGCCAAGCGCGCTGGCGTGTCCATGCTGCTGGTCGGCCTGCCCATGGTGGCCGGCCTGTCGGTGGTGCATGGGCTGGTGCCGCCGCATCCGGCTGCCATGCTGGCCGTGAACGAATATGGCGCCCAGGTGGGCAAGACCGTGTTCTACGCCATTATTGTCGGCGTGCCCACCGCCATCATCGCCGGTCCGCTTTTTGCCAAATTCATCGCACCGCGTATTGATCTGCCGGCGGAAAACCCGATTGCCAGCCAGTTTACCGAGCGTGAAACCGGCAAACGCGATTTGCCTAGTTTCGGCATCACCATCGCCACCATCCTGCTGCCGGTATTCCTGATGCTGCTGGGTGGCTGGGCCAATGTGCTGACCGACAAGGGCAGCGCCATGAACGGTCTGCTGCTGTTCATCGGCAACTCGGTGATCGCCCTGTTGATCGCCACCCTGGTCAGCTTCTGGACGCTGGGCCTGGCCCGTGGTTTCAGCCGCGACAATATCCTCAAGTTCACCAATGAGTGCCTGGCCCCCACCGCCGCCATTACCTTGCTGGTAGGCGCTGGCGGCGGTCTTAACCGCATCCTGATCGAAACCGGCGTCACCAAGGAAATCATTGCCCTGTCGGCAGAATTCCAGCTGTCGCCCCTGCTGCTGGGCTGGCTGCTGGCGGTGCTGATGCGGGTGGCCACCGGTTCGGCCACCGTCGCCATGACCACGGCCGCCGGCATTGTCGCGCCCATTGCCCTGGCCAGTGGCTATCCGCACCCGGAATTGCTGGTGCTGGCCACCGGTGCCGGTTCGCTGATTCTGTCGCACGTCAACGATGGCGGTTTCTGGCTGGTCAAGGAATACTTCAACATGACCGTTATCCAGACCCTGAAAACCTGGACTGTTCTGGAAACCCTGATCTCCGTCGTCGCCTTCCTGCTGACCCTGGGCCTGGCCCAACTGCTGTAA